In Canis lupus familiaris isolate Mischka breed German Shepherd chromosome 9, alternate assembly UU_Cfam_GSD_1.0, whole genome shotgun sequence, a single window of DNA contains:
- the MRPL10 gene encoding 39S ribosomal protein L10, mitochondrial isoform X2 gives MDPSSPFTIGRLPTLQTVRYGSKAVTRHRRVMHFERQKLMALTEYIPPKPAVNPRCLPSPPSPPQEETGLIRLLRREIDEVFRENRMIAVCQNVALSAEDKLLIRHRLRKHKILMKIFPNQVLKPFLEDSKYQNLLPLFVGHNLLLVSEEPKVKEMVRILKSVPFLPLLGGCIDDTIVSRQGFINYSQLPSLALAQGELVGGLTFRMAQTHLLLQHQPFQLTALLDQYIRQQQEGDSVTPASEQPASPDPVPNS, from the exons ATGGACCCCTCTTCACCTTTCACAATCG GCCGGCTGCCCACCCTCCAGACTGTCCGCTATGGCTCCAAGGCTGTTACCCGCCATCGTCGTGTGATGCACTTTGAACGGCAGAAGCTGATGGCTCTGACTGAGTATATCCCCCCTAAACCTGCTGTTAACCCAAGATGCTTACCGAGTCCTCCCAGTCCCCCACAGGAG GAGACAGGCCTCATCCGGCTCCTCCGTCGGGAGATAGATGAGGTTTTCCGAGAGAACCGAATGATAGCTGTGTGTCAGAATGTGGCCCTGAGTGCAGAGGACAAGCTTCTCATCCGGCACCGGCTGCGGAAGCACAAGATCTTGATGAAGATCTTCCCCAACCAG GTTCTGAAGCCCTTCCTAGAGGATTCCAAGTACCAAAACCTGCTGCCCCTGTTTGTGGGGCACAACTTGCTGCTGGTCAGTGAGGAGCCCAAGGTCAAGGAGATGGTGCGAATCTTGAAGAGTGTCCCTTTCCTGCCACTGCTAG GTGGCTGCATCGATGACACCATCGTTAGCAGGCAGGGCTTCATCAACTATTCCCAGCTTCCCAGCCTGGCCCTGGCACAGGGGGAACTGGTAGGAGGACTCACCTTCCGTATGGCCCAGACCCACCTCTTGCTTCAGCACCAGCCCTTCCAACTGACTGCCCTGCTGGATCAGTACATCAGACAGCAACAGGAGGGGGACTCCGTCACGCCAGCCAGCGAGCAACCTGCCTCTCCTGACCCTGTTCCGAACTCCTAG
- the MRPL10 gene encoding 39S ribosomal protein L10, mitochondrial isoform X1, producing the protein MAAAVAGMLRGGLLPQAGRLPTLQTVRYGSKAVTRHRRVMHFERQKLMALTEYIPPKPAVNPRCLPSPPSPPQEETGLIRLLRREIDEVFRENRMIAVCQNVALSAEDKLLIRHRLRKHKILMKIFPNQVLKPFLEDSKYQNLLPLFVGHNLLLVSEEPKVKEMVRILKSVPFLPLLGGCIDDTIVSRQGFINYSQLPSLALAQGELVGGLTFRMAQTHLLLQHQPFQLTALLDQYIRQQQEGDSVTPASEQPASPDPVPNS; encoded by the exons ATGGCTGCGGCCGTGGCTGGGATGCTGCGAGGGGGTCTCCTGCCCCAGGCGG GCCGGCTGCCCACCCTCCAGACTGTCCGCTATGGCTCCAAGGCTGTTACCCGCCATCGTCGTGTGATGCACTTTGAACGGCAGAAGCTGATGGCTCTGACTGAGTATATCCCCCCTAAACCTGCTGTTAACCCAAGATGCTTACCGAGTCCTCCCAGTCCCCCACAGGAG GAGACAGGCCTCATCCGGCTCCTCCGTCGGGAGATAGATGAGGTTTTCCGAGAGAACCGAATGATAGCTGTGTGTCAGAATGTGGCCCTGAGTGCAGAGGACAAGCTTCTCATCCGGCACCGGCTGCGGAAGCACAAGATCTTGATGAAGATCTTCCCCAACCAG GTTCTGAAGCCCTTCCTAGAGGATTCCAAGTACCAAAACCTGCTGCCCCTGTTTGTGGGGCACAACTTGCTGCTGGTCAGTGAGGAGCCCAAGGTCAAGGAGATGGTGCGAATCTTGAAGAGTGTCCCTTTCCTGCCACTGCTAG GTGGCTGCATCGATGACACCATCGTTAGCAGGCAGGGCTTCATCAACTATTCCCAGCTTCCCAGCCTGGCCCTGGCACAGGGGGAACTGGTAGGAGGACTCACCTTCCGTATGGCCCAGACCCACCTCTTGCTTCAGCACCAGCCCTTCCAACTGACTGCCCTGCTGGATCAGTACATCAGACAGCAACAGGAGGGGGACTCCGTCACGCCAGCCAGCGAGCAACCTGCCTCTCCTGACCCTGTTCCGAACTCCTAG
- the LRRC46 gene encoding leucine-rich repeat-containing protein 46, with the protein MPGAKLAQSPEEGSVCITEALITKRNLAFPEDEDLSEKMFHTLAELQTVRLDREGITTIGNLEGLQKLHSLYLQANKIQRIENLACIPSLRFLSLAGNQIKQVENLRDLPHLQFLDLSENLIETLKLDEFPQSLLILNLTGNSCTNQDGYRELVTEALPLLLDLDKQPVVERWTLDEEDEASGDEDEEFPELSSPFCTERGFLKELEQEMSRHKERRQQAALTEHLLRMETKPALTDLPQLPGEPMARDSSPSVTPRQRKETSPKPTSLSQATSATRKLCPLVSSQQSITQAKKGTRAALVPKASLAGAPGTNKTVTKRIKK; encoded by the exons ATGCCCGGAG CTAAGCTTGCCCAGAGTCCAGAGGAAGGGAGCGTGTGCATTACCGAAGCCCTTATCACTAAGAGGAACTTGGCCTTCCCTGAGGATGAGGATCTGTCGGAGAAGAT GTTTCACACTCTTGCTGAACTGCAGACTGTCCGCCTGGACCGGGAGGGGATTACCACTATTGGGAACCTCGAGGGCCTGCAGAAACTTCACAGCCTTTATCTGCAAGCG AATAAGATCCAGCGAATTGAGAACCTGGCCTGTATCCCCTCTTTGCG ctTCCTGTCTCTGGCAGGAAACCAAATCAAGCAGGTGGAAAACCTCCGTGACCTCCCACATCTCCAGTTTCTGGACCTTTCTGAGAACCTGATAGAAACACTGAAGCTGG ATGAGTTCCCCCAGAGCCTTCTCATCCTCAACCTGACTGGAAACAGCTGCACCAACCAGGATGGGTACAG GGAGCTGGTGACAGAAGCCCTGCCATTGCTCCTGGACCTGGACAAGCAGCCTGTGGTAGAGCGCTGGACCTTGGATGAGGAAGATGAAGCCTCAGGCGATGAGGATGAGGAGTTCCCAGAGCTGAGCAGCCCATTCTGCACAGAGCGAG GCTTCCTCAAGGAGCTAGAGCAGGAGATGAGCAGACACAAGGAGCGCAGGCAGCAGGCAGCCCTGACCGAGCACCTTCTGAGGATGGAGACAAAGCCCGCCCTCACTGACCTCCCCCAGCTGCCTGGGGAGCCCATGGCAAGGGACAGCAGTCCTTCTGTCACTCCCAGGCAAAGGAAGGAGACATCCCCCAAGCCCACTTCCTTGTCACAAGCTACCTCTGCCACCAGGAAACTCTGCCCGCTGGTTTCCAGCCAGCAAAGCATCACTCAGGCAAAGAAGGGGACCAGAGCAGCCCTAGTCCCTAAGGCCTCTCTGGCTGGGGCCCCTGGCACAAACAAAACTGTGACCAAGAGAATCAAGAAATGA
- the SCRN2 gene encoding secernin-2, with translation MASCAPDSPCSCDCFVSVPPASAIPAVIFAKNSDRPRDEVQEVVFVPASTHAPGSRLQCTYIEVEQVPKTHAVILSRPSWLWGAEMGANEHGVCIGNEAVWTKEPVGEGEALLGMDLLRLALERSSSALEALRVITGLLESYGQGGSCREDPTPFCYHNTFLLADRTEAWVLETAGRLWAAQRIQEGARNISNQLSIGTDISAEHPELRTHALAQGWWGGQRPFDFAQVFSLTRQPVRMEAAKARFQAGRELLRQEQGGLTAEVMMSILRNKESGICMDSGGFRTTASMVSILPQDPTQPCVHFLTATPDPSRSVFKPFIFGAGAAQVPQVLSPTFGAQDPVRTQPRFQTQVDRRHTLYRGHQVALGLMESDQDQGQQLRQKQRDLEQEGLEAARGLLSGEWAPPAEKLGALFQAFVERESHVYA, from the exons ATGGCTTCGTGTGCCCCGGACAGCCCGTGTTCCTGCGATTGTTTTGTGTCTGTACCCCCGGCCTCGGCCATCCCAGCGGTGATCTTTGCCAAGAACTCTGACCGGCCCCGGGACGAGGTGCAGGAGGTGGTGTTTGTACCAGCAAGCACGCACGCCCCTGGGAGCCGCCTCCAG TGCACCTACATTGAGGTGGAGCAGGTGCCAAAGACTCACGCTGTCATCCTGAGCCGCCCTTCTTGGCTGTGGGGGGCGGAGATGGGCGCCAATGAACATGGTGTCTGTATTGGCAATGAGGCAGTGTGGACCAAGGAGCCGGTTGGAGAGGGGGAAGCGCTGCTGGGCATGGATCTGCTCAG GCTGGCTTTAGAACGGAGCAGCTCTGCCCTGGAGGCCTTGCGTGTGATCACGGGCTTGCTGGAGAGCTACGGGCAAGGGGGCAGCTGCCGGGAGGACCCCACGCCGTTCTGCTACCACAACACTTTCCTGCTGGCTGATCGGACTGAGGCATGGGTGCTGGAGACAGCAGGCAGGCTGTGGGCTGCACAGAGGATCCAGG AGGGGGCCCGCAACATCTCCAACCAGCTGAGCATCGGCACCGACATCTCGGCCGAACACCCGGAGCTGCGGACCCAtgccctggcccagggctggtGGGGTGGGCAGCGCCCTTTTGACTTCGCTCAGGTCTTCTCTCTGACCCGGCAGCCTGTGCGCATGGAGGCGGCCAAAGCCCGCTTCCAGGCCGGGCGGGAGCTGCTGCGGCAGGAGCAAG GGGGCCTCACGGCGGAGGTGATGATGAGCATCCTCAGGAACAAGGAGAGTGGCATCTGCATGGACTCTGGAGGCTTTCGCACCACGGCCAGCATGGTGTCCATCCTGCCCCAGGATCCCACACAGCCCTGCGTCCACTTCCTCACTGCCACACCGGACCCATCCCG GTCAGTGTTCAAACCGTTCATCTTTGGGGCAGGGGCGGCCCAAGTCCCCCAGGTGCTGTCCCCCACTTTTGGAGCACAGGACCCTGTTCGGACCCAGCCCCGATTCCAGACTCAAGTGGATCGCCGGCACACCCTCTACCGTGGACACCAGGTGGCCTTGGGGCTGATGGAGAGTGACCAG GATCAGGGGCAGCAGCTCCGGCAGAAGCAGCGGGATCTGGAGCAAGAAGGCCTGGAGGCTGCACGGGGGCTGCTGTCCGGGGAGTGGGCTCCACCTGCAGAGAAGCTGGGTGCCCTCTTCCAGGCCTTTGTGGAGAGGGAGAGCCACGTATATGCCTGA
- the SP6 gene encoding transcription factor Sp6 has product MLTAVCGSLGSQHTDAPHASPPRLDLQPLQTYQGHTSPEAGDYPSPLQPGELQSLPLGPEVDFSQGYELPGASSRVTCEDLESDSPLAPGPFSKLLQPDMSHHYESWFRPTHPGAEDGSWWDLHPSTSWMDLPHTQGALTSPGHPGALQAGLGGYVGDHQLCAPPPHPHPHHLLPAAGGQHLLGPPDGAKALEAAAPESQGLDSSLDGAARPKGSRRSVPRSSGQTVCRCPNCLEAERLGAPCGPDGGKKKHLHNCHIPGCGKAYAKTSHLKAHLRWHSGDRPFVCNWLFCGKRFTRSDELQRHLQTHTGTKKFPCAVCSRVFMRSDHLAKHMKTHEGAKEEAAGAAPGEGKAGGAVEPPGGKGKREAEGSAAPSN; this is encoded by the coding sequence ATGCTAACCGCTGTCTGCGGCTCTCTGGGCAGCCAGCACACGGACGCGCCTCACGCCTCCCCACCGCGCCTCGACCTGCAGCCTCTCCAAACATACCAGGGCCACACGAGCCCGGAGGCCGGGGACTACCCCTCCCCGCTGCAGCCTGGAGAGCTGCAGAGCCTCCCGCTGGGCCCTGAGGTGGACTTCTCGCAGGGCTATGAGCTGCCGGGGGCCTCCTCTCGGGTGACCTGCGAGGACCTGGAAAGCGACAGTCCCTTGGCCCCGGGACCCTTTTCCAAGCTCCTGCAGCCGGACATGTCACACCATTACGAATCGTGGTTCCGGCCAACTCACCCCGGCGCCGAGGATGGCTCGTGGTGGGACCTGCATCCGAGCACCAGCTGGATGGACCTCCCCCACACTCAGGGCGCGCTGACCTCACCCGGCCACCCCGGGGCGCTTCAGGCCGGCTTGGGGGGCTATGTCGGAGACCACCAGCTCTGCGCGCCGCCGCCCCACCCACACCCGCACCACCTCCTCCCGGCCGCCGGAGGGCAGCACCTCCTGGGGCCTCCCGACGGGGCCAAGGCCTTGGAAGCGGCCGCGCCGGAGTCCCAGGGCCTGGATTCCAGTCTGGACGGAGCCGCCCGGCCCAAAGGCTCCCGGCGGTCAGTGCCGCGCAGCTCGGGCCAGACCGTGTGCCGCTGCCCCAACTGCCTGGAGGCGGAGCGACTGGGGGCTCCGTGCGGGCCCGACGGGGGCAAGAAGAAGCATTTGCACAACTGCCACATCCCGGGCTGCGGGAAGGCCTACGCCAAGACGTCGCACCTGAAGGCGCACCTGCGCTGGCACAGCGGCGACCGTCCCTTCGTGTGCAACTGGCTCTTCTGCGGCAAGCGCTTCACGCGCTCCGACGAGCTGCAGCGCCACCTCCAGACCCACACGGGCACCAAGAAGTTCCCCTGTGCGGTCTGCAGCCGCGTCTTCATGCGCAGCGACCACCTGGCCAAGCACATGAAAACCCACGAGGGCGCCAAAGAGGAGGCGGCAGGGGCGGCCCCAGGCGAGGGCAAGGCCGGCGGAGCGGTGGAACCCCCCGGGGGCAAAGGCAAGCGGGAGGCGGAGGGCAGCGCGGCTCCCTCCAACTGA